A stretch of the Vibrio sp. HB236076 genome encodes the following:
- a CDS encoding bifunctional acetate--CoA ligase family protein/GNAT family N-acetyltransferase: protein MTRLQTLFNPNSIAVIGASNRPHRAGHVVIRNLLAGEFSGVVYPVTPNYKAVAGIHAYPDIQSLPRTIDIAILCTASHRHHHFIEQLSTTGCKFIIVIDQGQEKPNTTKRAIDLAKKNGMRVIGPNSLGIILPWQGVNLSFSASRAKTGNIAFLSQSASIITTVLDWAEERQIGFSAVMSLGESQDIHFCDLLDHFALDAKTHAIVLYVKSIDQARTFLSAARAASRTKRILVLKPGRYRTDPADIIYDSAIQRSGMLRVNNTHEMFAAVETLTHAVPLRGERLAIITNGGGTAAMAVDTLYQRGGKLATLTTETEQQLAQVLPPTWQPRNPVDILGDADQARYLTCLEILLNSRDVDAILIIHSPSAIAPATLTAEAIIAQLAQHPKTQQFNILTNWTGEKSAHLARQKLMAAGFPTYRTPESAIAAYMHLVEYRRNQRQLRETPSTAEPLYQANIEQAKQWIATTFEQASLSCSASACSTHEQPLVQLETEDAAPFFACFNMQVAKTWQVSSVDEAIEQAQKIDFPVALKLRSKDIVHKSEIQGVLLNLTDAKELNNKARDLLTRVTEQYPTANIEGFTIQKMAQLAGSDEVRIKVMTDAVFGPVIFLGQGGREWVMERDAVVLIPPLNSTLARYAILQALKENKLRLNHLDSNAIFTHLVTFLVQLSQMIIDIPELKSLDIHPLLLSESQRLILDTDLTLQACHHNDSARLAIRPFPAELVETEVLKDGTPILLRPILPEDEPLHAQFIAKTSKEDLYRRFFSDIGEITHDTLANFTQIDYDREMAFIALRFIDQKPEVIGVTRALIDNDTNSAEFAILIRSDIKGTGLGKKLLKKLINYGQEKQLRQLHAMTMPDNKAMIALAKRLGFSTRIDFEEGCCHLRLNLSPKT from the coding sequence ATAAAGCGGTGGCAGGCATTCATGCATACCCAGACATCCAGTCGCTACCTCGCACCATCGATATTGCCATCTTGTGCACCGCCAGTCACCGTCATCACCACTTTATTGAGCAACTCAGCACAACCGGCTGCAAATTCATAATCGTCATCGACCAAGGGCAAGAGAAGCCAAACACAACGAAGCGCGCTATCGACTTGGCGAAAAAAAATGGCATGCGGGTCATTGGCCCGAACAGTTTGGGGATCATCTTGCCCTGGCAAGGGGTCAATTTGTCGTTTTCGGCCAGCCGAGCGAAGACGGGTAATATTGCATTTTTATCGCAATCGGCATCCATTATTACCACCGTGCTCGATTGGGCAGAAGAAAGGCAAATCGGTTTTTCTGCCGTGATGTCTCTTGGCGAATCACAAGACATTCACTTTTGTGATCTACTCGACCACTTCGCTCTAGATGCCAAGACTCATGCCATTGTGCTGTATGTCAAATCGATAGACCAAGCCCGTACTTTTTTATCTGCGGCCCGCGCCGCGTCTAGGACCAAACGCATTTTAGTGCTCAAGCCGGGGCGTTACCGCACTGACCCCGCCGATATCATTTATGACTCAGCGATCCAGCGCAGCGGCATGCTGCGCGTCAACAATACCCATGAGATGTTTGCCGCGGTTGAAACCCTCACTCATGCTGTGCCTCTGCGCGGTGAGCGATTGGCGATCATCACCAATGGTGGCGGCACCGCGGCTATGGCTGTCGATACCCTCTATCAACGCGGTGGAAAACTGGCAACATTGACGACAGAAACCGAACAACAACTGGCTCAAGTGTTACCGCCAACTTGGCAACCCCGTAATCCGGTCGATATCTTAGGTGATGCCGACCAAGCACGCTACTTAACTTGCCTAGAGATTTTACTCAACAGCCGCGATGTTGACGCCATTTTGATCATTCACAGTCCATCGGCCATTGCTCCAGCTACCTTGACCGCAGAAGCCATCATTGCACAACTGGCGCAACACCCCAAAACGCAACAATTTAATATCTTAACCAATTGGACCGGCGAAAAAAGTGCCCACCTCGCTCGGCAAAAGCTGATGGCGGCCGGGTTTCCTACCTATCGAACCCCTGAAAGTGCCATCGCCGCCTACATGCACTTAGTCGAGTACCGTCGTAACCAACGTCAATTGCGAGAAACCCCATCCACCGCCGAGCCCTTATACCAAGCCAATATTGAACAGGCCAAACAATGGATCGCCACGACCTTTGAGCAAGCCTCGTTGTCATGCTCGGCATCGGCTTGCTCGACACACGAACAACCGCTTGTCCAATTAGAAACCGAAGACGCCGCGCCTTTTTTTGCTTGCTTTAACATGCAGGTGGCCAAAACCTGGCAAGTGTCCTCTGTCGATGAAGCGATAGAACAGGCGCAAAAAATCGACTTTCCCGTTGCGTTAAAGCTGCGCAGTAAAGACATTGTCCACAAGTCCGAAATTCAAGGGGTGTTGCTCAATCTGACCGATGCCAAAGAGCTCAACAATAAAGCGCGGGATTTACTCACTCGCGTCACTGAACAATACCCGACCGCTAACATAGAAGGTTTTACCATTCAAAAAATGGCACAATTAGCAGGCAGTGATGAAGTGAGAATTAAAGTGATGACCGATGCCGTGTTCGGGCCAGTGATTTTTCTTGGCCAAGGCGGGCGCGAATGGGTGATGGAGCGCGATGCGGTGGTGTTGATCCCACCGTTAAACAGCACCCTAGCCCGCTACGCGATTTTACAGGCACTCAAAGAAAACAAATTGCGTCTCAACCATTTAGACTCCAATGCCATCTTTACCCATTTAGTCACCTTTTTAGTTCAGTTATCTCAAATGATCATCGACATTCCCGAACTCAAGAGCTTGGATATTCATCCCTTGCTATTGAGTGAATCGCAGCGGTTAATTCTCGATACCGATTTAACCTTACAAGCCTGCCACCACAACGACAGCGCCCGACTCGCGATTCGCCCTTTTCCTGCCGAATTAGTGGAAACCGAAGTGCTCAAAGATGGCACACCGATTTTACTCAGGCCGATCTTGCCAGAAGACGAGCCGCTGCACGCACAATTTATCGCCAAAACCAGTAAAGAGGATCTCTACCGGCGCTTTTTTTCTGATATTGGTGAAATCACTCATGATACCCTCGCCAACTTTACCCAAATTGACTACGACCGCGAGATGGCTTTTATTGCGTTGCGCTTTATCGATCAAAAACCCGAAGTTATCGGCGTTACTCGAGCATTGATCGACAATGACACTAACAGCGCCGAGTTTGCCATTTTGATCCGCAGCGACATCAAAGGCACAGGGCTCGGTAAAAAACTGCTCAAAAAGCTCATCAATTACGGGCAAGAGAAACAGTTGCGCCAATTACACGCCATGACCATGCCGGATAATAAAGCCATGATTGCATTGGCCAAACGCCTCGGGTTTTCCACTCGCATTGATTTTGAGGAAGGCTGCTGCCACCTGCGGTTAAACTTGTCACCCAAAACATAG
- a CDS encoding FAD-dependent oxidoreductase, with amino-acid sequence MKSNEGKHIGIIGGGVAGSTAAIHFTELGFKVSILEKGPSLVNGPPICHLHAGGNLYREISQQQCVELLKQSIDSVRLFPHSINVRPTVIAVPKSDGGTPEDLLPRLETIQSAYQQLVDSDEKNRVLGDPNAYYRLLDRDALTALAKQSQPKSPKTLEEWCIPFAKNADLEQLKYPVVVVQEYGWSVFRLAALAHLTLDKAPNCQVMTQAKVQHLHRDKHGWQVQFERHGQQENLEVDYLINACGFRTGVWDDEIGASCERLVEFKSAYVTRWHQGDEQWPEVIFHGPRGTDKGMAQLTPYGNGVFQLHGMTPDITLFDNGLVSSDRTSSQPKLDPKHIHRIDTGWEQQDIDLRTTKAIAHVAQFIPSYQTAQVAGKPLFGAQQIPGRDPSLRASDVSFFEDNYARIEIVKASSTLYAAQKIAAHWFGIERDRDIERTHSVTTSHSLEQTEQTAMSLATLRQYPVELAQVSGETSTEEARAKEITRCDETSMAS; translated from the coding sequence ATGAAATCGAACGAAGGTAAACACATAGGCATTATTGGTGGTGGTGTAGCAGGCTCGACAGCGGCTATCCATTTTACTGAGCTGGGCTTTAAGGTTTCCATTCTTGAAAAAGGCCCTAGTCTGGTCAATGGTCCACCGATTTGCCATTTGCATGCGGGCGGTAACCTGTACCGCGAAATCTCTCAACAGCAATGTGTCGAACTGCTCAAACAATCAATTGACAGTGTGCGTTTGTTTCCGCACTCGATCAATGTTCGCCCGACGGTGATTGCGGTACCTAAATCCGATGGCGGCACCCCAGAAGACCTCTTGCCTCGTTTAGAGACCATTCAGAGCGCTTATCAGCAATTGGTCGATAGTGACGAGAAAAACCGCGTGCTCGGTGACCCTAATGCCTACTATCGTTTGCTGGATCGCGATGCGTTAACCGCGCTTGCCAAGCAGTCGCAACCTAAGTCACCCAAGACGCTTGAAGAGTGGTGTATTCCCTTTGCCAAAAACGCCGACCTCGAACAATTGAAATACCCGGTCGTGGTGGTGCAAGAGTACGGTTGGAGTGTGTTTCGTTTAGCGGCCTTGGCCCATTTAACGCTAGACAAGGCGCCGAACTGCCAAGTGATGACACAAGCCAAGGTTCAGCACTTGCACCGAGACAAGCATGGGTGGCAAGTGCAATTCGAGCGACATGGACAGCAAGAAAACCTAGAGGTTGACTATCTCATTAACGCGTGCGGTTTTCGCACCGGGGTGTGGGACGATGAAATTGGCGCCAGTTGCGAACGCTTAGTCGAGTTTAAATCTGCTTACGTCACTCGTTGGCATCAAGGGGATGAGCAGTGGCCTGAAGTGATTTTTCACGGCCCAAGGGGCACAGACAAAGGCATGGCGCAGTTGACCCCTTATGGCAACGGCGTGTTTCAATTGCACGGCATGACGCCAGATATTACCCTGTTTGACAATGGGCTCGTCTCTTCCGATCGTACGTCTTCCCAGCCGAAGCTAGACCCTAAACACATTCATCGCATCGACACGGGTTGGGAGCAGCAGGATATTGACTTGAGAACGACGAAAGCCATTGCCCATGTTGCGCAGTTTATTCCTAGCTATCAAACGGCTCAAGTGGCCGGTAAGCCGCTGTTTGGTGCGCAGCAAATTCCGGGGCGTGACCCTTCGCTGCGCGCTTCGGATGTGAGCTTCTTTGAAGACAATTATGCCCGGATAGAAATTGTTAAGGCCTCTTCGACCTTGTATGCCGCGCAAAAAATTGCCGCCCATTGGTTTGGCATTGAGAGGGACAGGGATATAGAGCGCACACACAGCGTGACAACGTCACACAGCCTCGAGCAGACCGAGCAAACCGCGATGTCGTTGGCGACCCTAAGGCAGTATCCTGTCGAATTGGCTCAAGTGTCTGGAGAGACTAGCACTGAAGAGGCCCGCGCAAAAGAAATAACCCGTTGCGATGAAACCAGCATGGCCAGTTAA
- a CDS encoding isopenicillin N synthase family oxygenase, producing MKLETVDFAADNAAEQFVTSLHNTGFGVLKNHPISHQLVETIYQQWQAFFLSEQKNDFLFNSDTQDGYFPPTISEKAKGQTVKDIKEYFHVYPWGQIPDALRENILTYYQQANEFAQTLLSWVEEHSPQEVKARYSIPLSNMVAESEKTLLRILHYPPMTGDEEPGAIRAAAHEDINLLTILPASNEPGLQVLAKDGEWLDVPCDFGNLIINIGDMLQEASGGYFPSTTHRVINPSGERVSHSRISLPLFLHPSPEVVLSDRYTAHSYLMERLKELGVI from the coding sequence ATGAAACTCGAAACTGTCGATTTTGCCGCGGATAATGCTGCAGAGCAATTTGTCACCTCTCTGCACAACACTGGCTTTGGTGTGTTAAAAAACCACCCCATTTCTCACCAATTGGTCGAGACGATTTACCAGCAATGGCAAGCATTTTTCCTCTCTGAGCAAAAGAACGACTTTTTGTTCAACAGCGACACGCAAGATGGTTACTTTCCACCAACCATTTCAGAAAAAGCCAAAGGGCAGACCGTTAAAGATATCAAAGAATACTTTCACGTTTACCCTTGGGGGCAAATCCCTGATGCGTTGCGCGAAAACATTCTGACCTATTACCAACAAGCCAATGAGTTTGCGCAAACGCTCTTGTCTTGGGTTGAAGAGCACTCGCCACAAGAGGTGAAAGCGCGTTATTCCATTCCGCTGTCGAACATGGTGGCAGAAAGTGAAAAAACCTTGCTGCGTATTTTGCATTACCCGCCAATGACCGGTGACGAAGAGCCAGGCGCTATTCGAGCCGCAGCGCACGAAGACATCAACTTGCTGACCATTTTACCGGCGTCTAACGAGCCAGGTCTTCAGGTGTTGGCCAAAGACGGTGAGTGGCTTGATGTCCCTTGTGACTTTGGCAACCTCATTATCAACATCGGTGACATGTTACAAGAAGCCTCTGGTGGCTACTTCCCATCGACGACGCACCGCGTTATCAACCCAAGTGGTGAGCGCGTTAGCCATTCGCGTATTTCATTGCCGTTGTTCTTGCACCCAAGCCCTGAGGTTGTGTTGTCAGACCGCTATACGGCACACAGCTATTTAATGGAGCGTTTAAAAGAGCTAGGCGTGATTTAA
- a CDS encoding LysR substrate-binding domain-containing protein translates to MKLPISLDALSILDTIERRGSFAAASQELNKATSSLTYQIQKLEQDLDILIYDRSGYKATLTPAGQLLLERGRAILQASEQLVFDATALANGWELDLTLAYDGLLPVDGFFPLLRQLETVAPTRVKLQEEILSGCLEALQKERADLLVCPDFGQYPSEIKTVKIGQISTMWVASPEHAIHFRRGELNEQALERHRIIAIADTAQDQPAMSVNVLQKQPRLTVSTMTAKVQALQAGLGIGTLPVYVAKPLIDSGKLRNIEALKTAQDYDLILAWKRNTMGKSKTWCIEFLTRYGVSHL, encoded by the coding sequence ATGAAATTACCTATCTCTCTTGATGCTTTATCAATACTCGACACGATTGAAAGGCGAGGAAGCTTTGCCGCCGCGAGTCAAGAGCTTAACAAAGCCACATCGTCGCTCACTTACCAAATACAGAAATTGGAGCAAGATCTGGACATCTTGATCTATGATCGCTCCGGCTACAAAGCCACGTTAACCCCGGCGGGTCAGTTGTTGCTCGAACGAGGGCGGGCGATCTTACAAGCCAGTGAGCAATTGGTTTTTGATGCGACAGCGTTGGCCAATGGCTGGGAGCTTGACTTGACCTTGGCTTACGACGGCTTATTGCCGGTCGATGGCTTTTTTCCGCTATTGCGCCAATTAGAAACCGTGGCGCCGACACGAGTTAAACTGCAAGAAGAGATCTTAAGTGGTTGTCTTGAGGCGTTGCAAAAAGAGCGAGCCGATTTGTTGGTTTGCCCCGATTTTGGCCAATACCCGAGCGAGATAAAAACGGTGAAAATCGGCCAAATCAGCACCATGTGGGTGGCGAGTCCCGAGCATGCGATTCATTTTCGTCGTGGTGAATTAAACGAGCAGGCCTTAGAACGCCATCGAATTATCGCCATTGCCGATACGGCGCAAGATCAACCGGCAATGAGTGTCAATGTATTGCAAAAACAGCCGCGTTTAACCGTGAGTACGATGACAGCAAAAGTGCAAGCGCTGCAAGCCGGCCTTGGCATCGGCACTCTGCCGGTTTATGTTGCTAAGCCACTTATCGACTCTGGTAAGCTGCGAAACATCGAGGCGCTCAAGACGGCTCAGGATTACGATTTGATCTTGGCTTGGAAAAGAAACACCATGGGCAAGAGCAAAACCTGGTGCATTGAGTTTTTAACTCGCTATGGTGTTTCCCACCTTTAG
- a CDS encoding GGDEF and EAL domain-containing protein: protein MCNQIKWGQSLSLTATTYQDWQNLIEMIATFTGADSVVISPIGDKAIPLKVEHNKRRIEQAFCFTLLCQSIVESQKSLLIEDLPHSEEFQHLYQARSQIKSVLGYPLLWPDGHVFGSLVLLFSERHPFSASEIALVEHSVRTLQMELKLLWHSHSLKLEPSGLEKSGLEQSGPDQIKPEDQKAENLLTPSSQMVKTQPRSDFYQYHDNATQLLNRSGLLNALSKMSIKHAYLSILSIGIANAASLQSKFGVDALDAAIVLFNQRIQSLVPSNSLIARTATSELTLVILDKTLHDNIETLCRQIQQTTYHGFHFSDFDIQFNTFIGIAQQIGDDYPKALLLKANQAMLLCKDSGYSHQFYHPEHTESLKQHNQLESFLLQAVRNDDLMLYYQAKVCAKTGAWIGAEALLRWKHPILGIISDEALITMAENNGLIYSVGAFALRSAIETAKAWSAYVESFSIAVNVSALQLRRPDFSQQVEHWLKSYQLPAKYIQIEVTESSVLTQDATTADNIKALHNLGLALAVDDFGTGFASFSYLKRYPFQAIKIDKSFINHIEHSHHDRAIVKSIIGVAKQMKLQIIIEGIESQSQADYLNTLGYDIAQGFIHSKPMPAKKFGQALRLHQPSPPSSADRQ from the coding sequence ATGTGTAACCAAATTAAGTGGGGGCAAAGCTTGTCTTTAACTGCCACGACCTATCAAGACTGGCAGAACCTGATAGAAATGATAGCCACGTTCACCGGCGCCGACAGTGTGGTGATCAGTCCTATCGGTGACAAGGCCATTCCCCTCAAGGTCGAACACAACAAGCGCCGGATTGAGCAAGCCTTTTGTTTTACCCTCCTTTGCCAAAGTATTGTCGAAAGCCAAAAGTCGCTGCTCATTGAAGACTTACCTCACAGTGAAGAATTTCAACATCTATATCAAGCGCGCAGTCAAATAAAAAGCGTCCTCGGTTATCCCTTGCTCTGGCCTGATGGGCACGTCTTTGGCAGTCTCGTTTTGCTGTTTTCTGAGCGGCATCCTTTCTCGGCTTCAGAAATCGCCCTAGTAGAGCACTCGGTCCGCACGCTACAAATGGAACTGAAACTCTTGTGGCATAGCCACTCTCTTAAACTTGAGCCATCAGGGCTTGAAAAATCTGGGCTTGAACAATCTGGGCCCGACCAAATCAAGCCCGAGGATCAAAAGGCCGAAAACTTACTGACACCATCATCGCAAATGGTTAAAACCCAACCCCGCTCGGACTTTTATCAATATCACGACAATGCCACACAATTGCTCAATCGCAGCGGCCTGCTCAACGCGTTATCAAAAATGAGCATCAAACACGCCTATCTGAGTATTTTGTCGATCGGTATTGCCAATGCCGCCAGCTTGCAAAGCAAATTTGGCGTCGATGCGCTGGATGCGGCTATTGTGCTTTTTAACCAACGCATCCAAAGTTTGGTGCCGAGCAACAGCTTGATAGCCCGCACCGCAACCAGTGAGTTGACCTTAGTTATCCTTGACAAAACACTGCACGACAATATCGAAACCCTCTGCCGCCAAATCCAACAAACCACCTATCACGGCTTTCACTTCTCCGACTTCGATATTCAATTTAATACTTTTATTGGCATTGCCCAACAAATCGGTGATGACTACCCAAAAGCCTTGCTACTCAAAGCCAATCAAGCCATGCTCTTGTGCAAAGACAGCGGTTACTCGCATCAGTTTTATCACCCAGAGCACACCGAATCGCTGAAACAGCACAATCAATTGGAAAGCTTTTTATTACAAGCAGTCAGAAACGATGACTTGATGCTCTACTATCAAGCTAAAGTGTGTGCAAAAACTGGCGCTTGGATCGGTGCAGAGGCCTTGTTGCGTTGGAAGCACCCGATTTTGGGCATTATTTCCGATGAAGCCTTAATTACCATGGCCGAAAATAATGGCCTCATCTACTCTGTGGGGGCGTTTGCCTTACGTAGTGCCATCGAAACCGCCAAAGCTTGGTCTGCCTATGTCGAGTCGTTTTCGATTGCAGTCAATGTCTCTGCGTTGCAATTGCGTCGCCCCGATTTTAGTCAACAAGTCGAGCATTGGCTAAAAAGCTATCAATTGCCCGCCAAATACATTCAAATCGAGGTCACCGAATCCTCAGTGTTGACTCAAGATGCCACCACCGCAGACAATATCAAAGCGCTGCATAACTTGGGCTTGGCGTTGGCCGTTGATGATTTTGGTACCGGTTTTGCCTCTTTTAGTTATTTGAAACGCTATCCTTTCCAAGCAATAAAAATCGATAAATCCTTCATTAACCATATCGAGCACTCACACCACGACCGAGCGATCGTAAAATCGATCATCGGCGTTGCCAAGCAAATGAAACTGCAAATCATTATTGAAGGCATCGAAAGCCAGAGCCAAGCGGATTACTTAAACACCCTAGGTTATGACATCGCGCAAGGCTTTATACACAGTAAACCCATGCCGGCGAAAAAATTTGGCCAAGCATTGCGATTACACCAACCATCACCACCGAGCTCAGCCGATCGTCAATAA
- a CDS encoding LamB/YcsF family protein — MPDQNITINCAVGESFSVWDKGFDEVIFPNIDLANIACGFHASDPATMARTIQRAAQHKVKIGAYPSFQDRVNFGLQSQTLPLEDITQLILYQVGALQTQCQYFGQRLHHIRPQGALFEQMMAEDDVMRAICMASASLGLPLMVAASQDNERSLAIADDYDVPLLFNIEVDKPHPATSASARKLDSHNIIAQVTHLIDFGQWYQGSNQELAIEADTLSLSVDCAQDALLIYQLRQIIDGA; from the coding sequence ATGCCAGATCAAAACATCACGATCAACTGTGCCGTCGGCGAAAGTTTCAGCGTTTGGGACAAGGGGTTTGATGAAGTTATTTTTCCCAATATCGATTTAGCCAACATCGCTTGCGGCTTTCACGCGTCCGACCCTGCGACGATGGCGAGAACCATTCAGCGAGCGGCGCAGCACAAGGTTAAAATCGGCGCGTACCCCAGCTTCCAAGACCGAGTCAACTTCGGCCTGCAATCGCAAACCTTACCACTTGAAGACATCACCCAATTAATTTTATACCAAGTTGGCGCATTACAAACTCAGTGTCAGTACTTTGGGCAACGGCTTCATCACATTCGACCGCAAGGCGCTTTATTTGAACAAATGATGGCCGAAGACGACGTTATGCGCGCCATTTGTATGGCCAGTGCCTCACTCGGATTACCCCTAATGGTGGCGGCTAGCCAAGACAACGAACGCAGTTTGGCCATCGCCGACGACTATGACGTCCCCTTATTGTTTAATATTGAGGTCGATAAGCCCCATCCGGCCACCAGCGCCTCGGCCAGAAAGCTCGACAGCCACAATATCATTGCCCAGGTGACGCATTTAATCGACTTTGGTCAGTGGTACCAAGGTTCAAACCAAGAGCTTGCCATTGAGGCCGACACCCTTTCATTAAGTGTCGACTGCGCACAAGATGCCTTGCTTATTTATCAGTTACGCCAAATTATTGATGGCGCATAA
- a CDS encoding DNA-J related domain-containing protein, producing MSSNSAKPTEGGVSATGDFENPLLWPLWEVLKNQPDGWKVHTLAAHLTQQQVMPTLDDSEYKDLFKRNFLIMNALYQLQESLWPEQWLQVEAMNIVLFHTIPSHCAPQADDPLKAYYLDWQHYQAEEGEIRRLLDQFWTRYQGYLGHDSALELSTAQALALFELPEDASAATIRRQWRRLAMRWHPDRPNGDSERFRALCSAWQILRSHN from the coding sequence ATGTCTTCAAATTCTGCTAAACCCACCGAGGGCGGCGTTAGCGCGACGGGGGATTTTGAAAACCCGTTGCTTTGGCCGCTTTGGGAAGTGTTAAAAAACCAACCCGATGGCTGGAAAGTCCATACATTAGCGGCCCACCTCACTCAGCAACAGGTGATGCCGACCCTTGACGATTCTGAATATAAAGATTTGTTTAAGCGCAACTTTCTCATTATGAACGCTTTGTACCAACTGCAAGAGAGTTTGTGGCCTGAGCAGTGGTTGCAAGTCGAAGCGATGAACATTGTGTTGTTTCACACCATTCCGTCGCACTGCGCGCCACAAGCCGACGACCCGCTCAAAGCCTACTATCTCGATTGGCAACATTACCAAGCGGAAGAAGGGGAGATCCGCCGCTTACTCGATCAGTTTTGGACTCGATATCAAGGCTATTTGGGGCATGACAGTGCTCTGGAGCTCAGTACCGCGCAGGCATTGGCTTTATTTGAGTTACCTGAAGATGCCAGCGCGGCGACCATTCGCAGACAATGGCGTCGTTTGGCCATGCGTTGGCATCCGGATAGACCAAATGGCGACAGCGAACGCTTTCGAGCGCTGTGCAGCGCGTGGCAGATATTGAGAAGTCACAATTAA
- a CDS encoding ABC-ATPase domain-containing protein, translating to MDQLIAQLKKIERQTYRAYQQIKGRYAFSDFELLIDTVQSDPYAASSRLRAIRPWALTGLTELQQQSLAYQRGARDFIARRFAEQIKHEPNVDVTISEQTILDSTAVLFNDSGIELRFRVSLPAEGRTVLGKKAINLLTHHLPKWIRKATAKLELDLEALHLHCQTVENQAALRAQLKQHQLVAFVANDSVLPRLAGDSELPMKDAVTFQSPASLSVTLETPHNGPMTGMGIPEGVTLFVGGGFHGKTTLLSALQKSIYDHIPGDGREYVVMDESAMKIRAEDGRAVHQLNLSNYIKSLPHGIKTDCFSSQDASGSTSQAAALQEAVESGCQAVLIDEDSSATNFMIRDERMQALIHRDAEPITPFVDRVRDLYQHCGVSSLIVMGGSGDYLDVADCVIQMHEYQAFDVTETAKQVVSDYPSKRQSETDGQFVTPSPRSFNSRALMKILQEGKFRVGNKGHNQLRLGQTIVNLAALEQIDSGAEINAIAWCLFQLAQQQQWLNEPVQSVDALLNQDWYQSLPPHGDLAKPRRCDVMAALNRCRDSQFKAG from the coding sequence ATGGATCAATTGATCGCTCAACTCAAAAAAATCGAACGCCAGACCTATCGCGCTTATCAACAAATCAAAGGACGCTACGCATTCAGTGACTTTGAACTCTTGATTGATACCGTTCAATCTGATCCCTACGCCGCCTCCTCTCGGTTACGCGCCATTCGTCCGTGGGCATTAACCGGTCTGACTGAGCTTCAACAACAGTCTCTCGCTTATCAACGCGGGGCGCGAGACTTTATCGCTCGCCGCTTTGCCGAGCAGATCAAGCACGAACCCAATGTCGATGTCACCATCAGTGAGCAAACGATTTTAGACAGTACCGCGGTGCTGTTTAACGACAGCGGGATTGAACTGCGTTTTCGCGTTTCATTGCCTGCAGAAGGTCGTACCGTCTTGGGCAAAAAAGCGATCAATTTACTGACTCACCACTTGCCAAAATGGATTCGTAAAGCGACGGCGAAATTGGAATTGGACCTCGAAGCCTTGCACCTGCACTGTCAAACCGTTGAAAACCAAGCGGCACTGCGCGCACAACTTAAGCAACACCAATTAGTGGCTTTTGTCGCCAACGACAGCGTATTACCTCGTTTGGCGGGTGACAGTGAGTTGCCAATGAAAGACGCCGTCACCTTCCAAAGCCCAGCCAGTTTGAGCGTCACACTAGAGACCCCACACAACGGGCCCATGACGGGGATGGGCATTCCCGAGGGGGTAACCTTGTTTGTCGGCGGCGGCTTTCACGGTAAAACGACCTTGTTGTCGGCGCTACAAAAAAGCATTTACGATCACATCCCAGGCGACGGTCGCGAATATGTGGTCATGGATGAGTCGGCAATGAAAATTCGCGCAGAAGATGGCCGTGCGGTTCATCAGTTAAACTTGTCCAATTACATTAAATCACTGCCACACGGGATCAAAACCGATTGCTTTAGCAGTCAAGATGCTTCGGGCTCTACGTCACAAGCGGCGGCGTTACAAGAAGCCGTCGAAAGCGGATGCCAAGCGGTTCTGATTGATGAAGACTCATCGGCCACCAATTTTATGATCCGCGATGAGCGTATGCAGGCTTTGATCCACCGCGATGCCGAGCCCATCACGCCATTTGTCGACCGAGTCCGAGATTTGTATCAGCACTGTGGGGTATCGAGTCTGATCGTCATGGGCGGTTCAGGGGATTATTTAGACGTGGCAGATTGCGTGATTCAAATGCACGAATACCAAGCGTTTGATGTCACCGAGACCGCCAAACAAGTCGTCAGTGACTATCCGAGTAAACGACAAAGTGAAACCGACGGGCAATTTGTGACGCCGTCACCTCGTTCATTCAACAGTCGCGCGTTGATGAAAATTTTACAAGAAGGTAAGTTTCGCGTTGGGAATAAAGGCCATAATCAGCTGCGTTTAGGGCAAACCATTGTTAACTTAGCGGCGTTAGAGCAAATCGACAGCGGTGCAGAAATCAATGCCATCGCATGGTGTCTATTCCAATTAGCGCAGCAGCAACAATGGCTCAATGAGCCGGTACAATCGGTCGATGCTTTGCTCAATCAAGATTGGTATCAAAGTTTGCCGCCGCATGGTGATTTGGCCAAACCAAGACGCTGTGATGTGATGGCCGCGCTCAATCGTTGTCGCGACAGTCAATTTAAGGCCGGGTAA